CGTGCAGGAATACCCGTCACATCGGCAAGCCACGCTGCCACTAGATACGACGACGGATGAGTGTGGTGGCCGCGAACGGTCACAGCGGTGGGTACCGACTTGAACCCCTCGACCATTGTGGCGATCAGTGCGCGCCACAACGTGACGCCGGACCACGCCAAGTCAGTGTCCCCAGGGGTGTACACCTCGGACAGGCGCAACAGTGTATCGATGGGCGTATCGGTCTCCCGTGAATCCGAAATGCGACGCACGGCCAGTCGCCCCAGCGGATGCTCGGCAGGATTTTCAGGCGGTATGCTGGGCCAGAATGTCACCACCGGCGTATCGGCCAGTAACAGCGGCATAACCAGGGTATCCAGATCCTGACCAGCGTCGCCGCGAGGCTCCAGGACGATGACTTCAGACGGCCCCTCGTCCTTGCCCATGCGAATCTGTGCATTGACCCGCGGGGAGCTGGAGCGTTCTGCCTGCACCGGCTCCACCACCACGATGACGCGGCAGGGATGCTCGTGAGAAGCAGCCTGCGAAATTTCAATCGCATGGTCAACGTCGATCCGGTCGTCAACCACGACGATCAGCGTCAACACGCGGCCCAGCGCCGAAGCCCCCTGTTCCTGACGAATCTGCAGAAGCTGCGAGGCGATATCGAGGGCTGATGTGTCGTTGAGGGTGATAATCACGGCAACCTCCAAGCGCGGCTGGAGCGGGCCAGCATCTGGTGAGCTGATTCAGGTCCCCATGTTCCGGGACGATACTGGTCGGGAGGGCCCTGCTGTGCCCAGAAATCCAGCACCGGATCGAGGATTTTCCACGAGGCCTCAACCTCATCCTGATCGGGGAACAGTGGCGCGGAGCCGACCAGCGCATCAAGGATGAGGCGCTCGTAGGCTTCCGGGGAATCCTCAGTGAACGCATGGCCGTAGCCAAAATCCATCGTCACGTCGCGCACTTGCATCTCTGTTGCGGGAACCTTCGCACCGAAACGAATCGTCATTCCCTCATCGGGCTGGATACGGATGACGAGGACGTTGTGCCCGGTTTCTCCCATCTCAAAGTGCTGGAACGGGACGTGCGAGGCACGTTTGAAGACAACTGCAATCTCCGTGACACGTTTGCCCAGGCGTTTGCCGGTTCGCAGATAGAACGGAACACCGGCCCACCGGCGCGTATCCACGTGCAATGTCAATGCGGCATATGTTTCGGTGTGCGAATCGGCGGGAATATTGTCCTCGTCGAGATACCCCTTGACAAATTGACCGGCTTGCCAACCTGACTGGTATTGACCGCGTGCTGTTGAGGTCGCCAGATCCTCGGGAAGACGAATAGCGGACAGGACCTTCAGCTTTTCAGCCCTGAGCGCCTCAGGTGACAAATTGATGGGCTCCTCCATCGCGGTGAGCGCCACGAGCTGGAGCAGATGGTTCTGGATGACGTCCCGCGCCGCGCCGATACCGTCGTAATAGCCGGCGCGAGTACCGATGCCGATATCCTCCGCCATCGTGATCTGCACGTGATCCACATAATGCGCATTCCACAGTGGTTCGAACATCGTGTTGGCGAAACGCATCGCCAAAATGTTCTGAACGGTTTCCTTGCCCAAATAGTGGTCGATACGGAACACGTCCTGCTCATCGAAGACGCGCGAGACGGAGTCCGACAGTTCGCGGGCAGATTCAAGGTCGTGACCGAACGGCTTCTCGATGATCACCCGGCGCCACTCACTATCCTGACGCTCGTTCAGACCGGTAT
The sequence above is a segment of the Schaalia radingae genome. Coding sequences within it:
- a CDS encoding glucose-6-phosphate dehydrogenase assembly protein OpcA; amino-acid sequence: MIITLNDTSALDIASQLLQIRQEQGASALGRVLTLIVVVDDRIDVDHAIEISQAASHEHPCRVIVVVEPVQAERSSSPRVNAQIRMGKDEGPSEVIVLEPRGDAGQDLDTLVMPLLLADTPVVTFWPSIPPENPAEHPLGRLAVRRISDSRETDTPIDTLLRLSEVYTPGDTDLAWSGVTLWRALIATMVEGFKSVPTAVTVRGHHTHPSSYLVAAWLADVTGIPARVDTDPTAQTITGVHFTFDDAEEASLTRPAGSSVAHVKRSGLDPVAVNLPRRSIQDCVMEELRRLDPDLMYQHVIGNFLHDVRRDCKDQS
- the zwf gene encoding glucose-6-phosphate dehydrogenase codes for the protein MDPSSDDATMQIRSSMDRRLPRIAPPCGLVVFGITGDLARTKLLPAIYDLAHRGLLNPAFALTGFGRREWDREDFEDFVRTSIEQHSRTGFDEGTWKHFASGLRFVSGSFDDTDAYEELAQTVRELDESRGTGGNHAFYLSIPPKWFPVVCQHLANTGLNERQDSEWRRVIIEKPFGHDLESARELSDSVSRVFDEQDVFRIDHYLGKETVQNILAMRFANTMFEPLWNAHYVDHVQITMAEDIGIGTRAGYYDGIGAARDVIQNHLLQLVALTAMEEPINLSPEALRAEKLKVLSAIRLPEDLATSTARGQYQSGWQAGQFVKGYLDEDNIPADSHTETYAALTLHVDTRRWAGVPFYLRTGKRLGKRVTEIAVVFKRASHVPFQHFEMGETGHNVLVIRIQPDEGMTIRFGAKVPATEMQVRDVTMDFGYGHAFTEDSPEAYERLILDALVGSAPLFPDQDEVEASWKILDPVLDFWAQQGPPDQYRPGTWGPESAHQMLARSSRAWRLP